From one Rhizobium rosettiformans genomic stretch:
- the purD gene encoding phosphoribosylamine--glycine ligase, with amino-acid sequence MKVLLIGSGGREHALAWKIAQSPLLTKLYAAPGNPGIAEEAELVSLDTEDHAAVVQFCKDKAIDFVVVGPEAPLVAGIADRLREADIAVFGPSAAAAQLEGSKGFTKDVCARFNIPTGAYQRFNNAPKAKAYVREQGAPIVIKADGLAAGKGVTVAMTLDEALAAIDDCFEGAFGAAGAEVVVEAFLDGEEASFFCLSDGKSLLPLATAQDHKRVGDGDTGPNTGGMGAYSPAPVMTSEMVERTMKEIIEPTMRGMAEMGHPFQGVFFAGLMITAKGPELIEYNVRFGDPECQVLMMRLKSDLLAILHASATGTLDQVTAEWSDDPALTVVLASKGYPGAYDKATPIAALPDAADGAKVFHAGTAMKDGQLVATGGRVLNATARGSNVAEAQAAAYGLVDAVKWENGFCRRDIGWRAIEREKA; translated from the coding sequence ATGAAGGTATTGTTGATCGGGTCGGGCGGACGCGAACATGCACTGGCCTGGAAGATCGCCCAGTCGCCGCTTCTGACCAAGCTTTATGCAGCGCCCGGCAATCCCGGCATCGCGGAAGAGGCGGAACTCGTTTCGCTCGATACCGAGGATCACGCTGCCGTCGTACAGTTCTGCAAGGATAAGGCGATCGACTTCGTCGTCGTTGGGCCGGAAGCACCGCTGGTCGCCGGCATTGCCGATCGTTTGCGCGAGGCCGACATCGCGGTTTTCGGACCGTCGGCGGCCGCAGCACAGCTCGAGGGTTCCAAGGGCTTCACCAAGGATGTCTGCGCCCGCTTCAACATTCCAACCGGTGCCTATCAGCGTTTCAACAATGCGCCCAAGGCCAAAGCCTATGTGCGCGAACAGGGCGCGCCGATCGTCATCAAGGCCGATGGCCTGGCCGCCGGCAAGGGCGTCACGGTTGCCATGACGCTGGATGAGGCGCTTGCCGCGATCGACGATTGCTTCGAAGGCGCCTTTGGGGCGGCCGGTGCGGAAGTCGTGGTCGAAGCTTTTCTCGACGGCGAGGAAGCGAGCTTCTTTTGCCTTTCCGACGGCAAGTCGCTTTTGCCGCTTGCGACCGCTCAGGACCACAAGCGTGTCGGCGATGGCGACACCGGCCCGAATACCGGTGGCATGGGCGCCTATTCACCGGCACCGGTCATGACATCAGAGATGGTCGAACGGACGATGAAGGAGATCATCGAGCCGACCATGCGCGGCATGGCGGAGATGGGTCATCCCTTCCAGGGCGTGTTCTTTGCCGGGCTGATGATCACGGCCAAGGGTCCGGAACTGATCGAATACAATGTCCGCTTCGGCGATCCGGAATGCCAGGTGCTGATGATGCGGCTGAAAAGCGATCTTCTAGCGATCCTCCATGCTTCTGCCACCGGCACGCTGGATCAGGTCACAGCCGAGTGGAGCGACGATCCGGCGCTCACCGTGGTTCTGGCGTCGAAGGGCTATCCGGGTGCCTATGACAAGGCGACGCCGATTGCGGCCCTGCCGGACGCCGCTGATGGCGCCAAGGTCTTCCATGCCGGCACGGCGATGAAGGACGGACAGCTCGTTGCGACCGGTGGACGTGTGCTCAACGCCACGGCCCGCGGCTCGAACGTTGCAGAGGCTCAGGCTGCAGCCTATGGCCTGGTTGATGCCGTAAAATGGGAGAACGGCTTCTGCCGTCGCGATATCGGCTGGCGGGCGATCGAGCGCGAGAAGGCCTGA
- a CDS encoding plant virulence effector HPE1-like domain-containing protein, with the protein MRLIVSTSMILAVSALAMPANAGSISTVTGLSATQPSIVAIDCAHCPPPAARVGRTAYQVPTVPAGSQTAEVVDVDGEKKLKRVESWLGGSPVVVYTSATGWATDGSTIVAGGLPAVNEIDHGATTAAVDAPVEADTAPVLAGFDLRLD; encoded by the coding sequence ATGCGTCTCATCGTTTCGACATCCATGATCCTTGCCGTCTCGGCTCTCGCAATGCCTGCCAACGCCGGGTCGATCTCGACGGTGACGGGCCTTTCTGCGACCCAGCCCAGCATTGTTGCGATCGATTGCGCCCACTGCCCGCCGCCGGCCGCACGGGTTGGCCGGACGGCCTACCAGGTCCCCACCGTTCCCGCCGGCAGCCAGACCGCCGAAGTGGTCGATGTCGATGGTGAAAAGAAGCTGAAGCGGGTGGAAAGCTGGCTCGGCGGCTCGCCCGTCGTGGTCTACACATCCGCGACAGGCTGGGCCACTGATGGCTCGACCATCGTTGCGGGTGGCCTGCCCGCTGTCAACGAAATCGACCATGGCGCAACGACCGCCGCCGTCGACGCACCGGTAGAGGCCGACACGGCACCGGTGCTCGCAGGCTTCGACCTGCGCCTCGACTGA
- a CDS encoding type II toxin-antitoxin system ParD family antitoxin → MNKPVQVTIAEPYDSFVESQLESGAFKSAEDVVEAGLKLLKEEQARIEWLRNALIEGENSGPARPVDREEFKARMREKYMR, encoded by the coding sequence ATGAACAAGCCCGTTCAGGTCACCATTGCCGAGCCCTATGACAGCTTCGTCGAGTCCCAGCTCGAAAGCGGTGCGTTCAAGTCTGCCGAAGACGTGGTCGAGGCCGGCCTCAAGCTTTTGAAGGAAGAGCAGGCGCGGATCGAATGGCTGCGCAATGCGTTGATCGAGGGTGAAAACAGCGGGCCGGCGCGTCCGGTTGATCGCGAGGAATTCAAAGCCCGCATGCGCGAGAAATACATGCGATGA
- a CDS encoding methyl-accepting chemotaxis protein, whose protein sequence is MKNLRISLQLILLIGGLMAAFAAATYLQVRSSTETIYQQRYELLRTQVESALSVMKDYNDRAVAGEFSVEEARKLAYGQVGKMRFEPDGYFFAYDYDVVMVFHPNAKLVGNSSKGKGDTNGFLYRDELVKLGRAGGGFVEFIGPKPGQDPNDYSFPKAAYGKAFEPWNLVVVTGLYTDDLKAEIRSSIIKTVGMSAGIFVLALIAAYFVIRNITKPLKAIHDALEAVADENVNIAIPHTDLSNEIGMMATATKSLQDKVRERHALAARQEEQQRELDGERSQNAEAQLAEARQQAHVVSTIGQSLEKLADGDLTVRCADLGPKYAALRDNFNDALARLEEAMARVNLKGNDIAVSKEEIRRASGELATRTERQAANLEETSAALDELTVAVRQTADGAREAANRVGTVSDEARQSDEIVTKAINAMSGIEQSSAEITKIIGVIDEIAFQTNLLALNAGVEAARAGESGKGFAVVAQEVRELAQRSAAAAKEIKDQIARSSAQVEQGVQLVGQTGEALKRISDQIASANDIVSKISHSAQEQDTTLRSISSAVNQLDTATQQNAAMAEETTASAEVLANDTGDLLELIRSFKTSQAGAGQPQYRMAS, encoded by the coding sequence ATGAAAAACCTCCGGATTTCCCTCCAGCTGATCTTGCTGATCGGTGGCCTGATGGCGGCCTTTGCCGCCGCCACCTATCTGCAGGTTCGCTCCTCCACCGAGACCATCTACCAGCAGCGCTACGAACTCCTGAGAACCCAGGTGGAATCGGCGCTCTCGGTCATGAAGGATTACAATGACCGTGCCGTGGCTGGCGAATTCTCCGTCGAAGAGGCCCGGAAGCTCGCTTACGGCCAGGTCGGCAAGATGCGCTTCGAGCCGGACGGCTACTTCTTCGCCTATGACTACGACGTCGTGATGGTCTTTCACCCCAACGCCAAGCTGGTCGGCAATTCCAGCAAGGGCAAGGGCGACACGAACGGCTTCCTCTACCGCGACGAACTGGTCAAGCTCGGTCGCGCCGGTGGCGGCTTCGTCGAATTCATCGGCCCCAAGCCAGGCCAGGATCCGAACGACTACAGCTTCCCCAAGGCCGCTTACGGCAAGGCCTTCGAGCCCTGGAACCTCGTCGTCGTCACCGGCCTCTATACCGACGACCTGAAGGCCGAGATCCGCTCCAGCATCATCAAGACGGTCGGCATGTCCGCCGGCATCTTCGTGCTTGCGCTGATCGCCGCCTATTTCGTCATCCGCAATATCACCAAGCCGCTCAAGGCCATCCATGACGCGCTGGAGGCCGTGGCCGACGAGAATGTCAACATCGCCATCCCGCATACCGACCTCAGCAACGAGATCGGCATGATGGCAACGGCAACGAAGAGCCTGCAGGACAAGGTGCGCGAGCGTCATGCGCTCGCCGCCCGCCAGGAAGAGCAGCAGCGCGAACTCGACGGCGAGCGCAGCCAGAACGCGGAAGCACAGCTCGCTGAAGCGCGCCAGCAGGCGCATGTCGTCTCCACCATCGGCCAGTCGCTGGAAAAGCTCGCCGACGGCGACCTCACCGTACGCTGCGCCGATCTCGGACCGAAATACGCGGCACTCCGCGATAACTTCAACGATGCACTGGCCCGCCTCGAAGAGGCCATGGCCCGCGTCAACCTGAAGGGCAACGATATTGCCGTGTCGAAGGAAGAGATCCGTCGCGCCTCGGGTGAACTTGCCACCCGCACCGAACGTCAGGCTGCCAATCTCGAAGAGACGTCTGCTGCCCTCGACGAACTCACCGTCGCGGTCCGCCAGACAGCGGATGGCGCCCGCGAAGCCGCCAATCGCGTCGGCACGGTCAGCGATGAGGCCCGTCAGAGCGACGAGATCGTCACCAAGGCGATCAACGCGATGAGCGGCATCGAGCAGTCTTCCGCCGAGATCACCAAGATCATCGGCGTGATCGATGAAATCGCCTTCCAGACCAACCTCCTTGCACTGAACGCCGGTGTCGAGGCGGCGCGTGCGGGCGAAAGCGGCAAGGGCTTTGCCGTCGTTGCACAGGAAGTTCGCGAGCTTGCCCAGCGTTCGGCGGCGGCTGCCAAGGAGATCAAGGATCAGATCGCCCGCTCGTCGGCTCAGGTCGAACAGGGCGTGCAGCTGGTCGGCCAGACCGGCGAAGCGCTGAAACGCATCTCCGACCAGATCGCCAGCGCCAACGACATCGTTTCGAAGATCTCGCACAGCGCCCAGGAACAGGACACGACGCTCCGGTCGATCTCGTCCGCGGTCAACCAGCTCGATACGGCAACCCAGCAGAATGCGGCGATGGCCGAGGAAACCACGGCGTCCGCCGAGGTTCTCGCCAATGACACCGGCGACCTGCTCGAGCTGATCCGCAGCTTCAAGACCAGCCAGGCTGGTGCTGGTCAGCCGCAGTATCGCATGGCGAGCTGA
- a CDS encoding TraR/DksA family transcriptional regulator has product MDTAHFERILLARKDEIERRLKKIDTDLGTLKSADSAERATEAENDEVLEEFGQVGEEELRAIDAALDRIAKGRYGQCMKCGEPISIERLKAVPHTPFCQDCAASH; this is encoded by the coding sequence ATGGACACGGCGCATTTCGAACGCATCCTACTCGCCCGCAAGGACGAGATCGAACGGCGGCTGAAAAAGATCGACACCGATCTCGGCACCCTGAAAAGCGCCGATAGCGCCGAACGCGCCACTGAGGCGGAAAACGACGAAGTGCTGGAAGAATTCGGCCAGGTCGGCGAAGAGGAACTCAGGGCAATCGACGCCGCTCTGGACCGAATTGCCAAGGGACGGTATGGTCAGTGCATGAAATGCGGTGAGCCGATTTCGATCGAGCGGCTGAAAGCCGTGCCTCATACGCCATTCTGCCAGGACTGTGCAGCCTCTCATTGA
- the glyS gene encoding glycine--tRNA ligase subunit beta — protein sequence MPDLLLELRSEEIPARMQRKAAGDLKKMVTDALVDAGLTYEGAREYWTPRRLTLDIRGLTARSADIKEEKKGPSVSAPQGAIDGFLRGAGLTSIEQAIIKTDPKKGDFYVAYMEKPGRAAEEIIADVMPGIIRTFPWPKSMRSGFASMPKGSGYGGIEGKGMESLRWVRPLQSIVCTFGPEHDEVQVIPFEIDGIVASNITYGHRFHAPDAITVRRFDDYVTSLERAKVILDAERRKDMILHDARDIAFANGLELVEDDGLLEEVSGLVEWPQVLLGTFEEDYLSIPAEIIRLTIKTNQKCFVVRPQGESDKLSNHFILISNIQATDGGREIMHGNGKVVRARLSDALHFWKRDQGDLPDLDTLKASAAKFDLDLRKPLDQRMAKLDALNVTFHAKLGTQGERVARIRELAKVLTPVVGADAALVDRAVVLAKADLRTEAVGEFPELQGAMGRKYALLQGEDASVAAAIEDHWKPNGPSDRLPEDKVGLTVALADKLDTLVGFWAIDEKPTGSKDPYALRRAALGVVRMILERGVRVKLASQFVAPLRFSRIHSNIAEQRVLSAKQAKDNDATSARLKQLAVEANEIGNRFRFVASVQADERSIVADLLSFFHDRLKVYLRDQGARHDIIDAVLTPEADDLLMVARKAEALTAFITSEDGLNLLAGTKRATQLLAAEEKKGTVVADGVSDALLKLDAEKALFAAIQSASKSAAEAVASEDFRSAMQALSTLRSPVDKFFEDVLVNDEDAAIRANRLALLKAIREATATVADFSKITG from the coding sequence ATGCCCGATCTCCTGCTCGAACTCCGCTCCGAAGAAATCCCGGCCCGTATGCAGCGCAAGGCGGCTGGCGATCTGAAGAAGATGGTCACCGATGCGCTTGTCGATGCCGGTCTGACCTATGAAGGCGCGCGCGAATACTGGACGCCGCGACGTCTGACACTGGACATCCGTGGCCTCACAGCCCGCTCGGCCGATATCAAGGAAGAGAAGAAGGGCCCGAGCGTCTCGGCGCCTCAGGGTGCCATCGACGGCTTCCTGCGAGGTGCCGGCCTCACCTCGATCGAGCAGGCCATCATCAAGACCGATCCGAAGAAGGGCGATTTCTACGTCGCCTACATGGAAAAGCCCGGCCGTGCGGCGGAAGAGATCATCGCCGATGTCATGCCCGGCATCATCCGCACATTCCCCTGGCCGAAATCGATGCGCTCCGGTTTCGCCTCCATGCCCAAGGGCTCGGGCTATGGCGGCATTGAGGGCAAGGGCATGGAAAGCCTGCGCTGGGTGCGCCCGCTGCAGTCCATCGTCTGCACCTTCGGCCCCGAGCATGACGAAGTCCAGGTCATCCCCTTCGAGATCGATGGCATCGTCGCATCCAATATCACCTATGGTCACCGATTCCACGCGCCTGACGCCATCACCGTCCGCCGCTTCGACGACTACGTGACGAGCCTGGAGCGCGCCAAGGTCATCCTCGACGCCGAGCGCCGCAAGGACATGATCCTGCACGATGCCCGCGACATCGCCTTTGCCAATGGCCTGGAACTCGTCGAGGACGACGGGCTGCTGGAGGAAGTCTCCGGCCTCGTCGAATGGCCGCAGGTTCTGCTCGGCACGTTTGAAGAGGACTATCTCTCGATCCCGGCCGAGATCATCCGCCTGACGATCAAGACCAACCAGAAGTGCTTCGTCGTGCGCCCGCAGGGCGAGAGCGACAAGCTCTCCAACCATTTCATCCTGATCTCCAACATCCAGGCCACCGATGGCGGCCGTGAGATCATGCATGGCAATGGCAAGGTTGTGCGCGCCCGCCTCTCCGATGCCCTGCATTTCTGGAAGCGCGACCAGGGCGACCTGCCCGACCTCGACACGCTCAAGGCCTCCGCTGCCAAGTTCGATCTGGACTTGAGGAAGCCGCTCGACCAGCGCATGGCCAAGCTCGATGCGCTGAACGTCACCTTCCACGCCAAGCTCGGCACGCAAGGGGAGCGCGTCGCGCGCATCCGCGAACTGGCCAAGGTGCTGACGCCTGTTGTCGGCGCCGATGCCGCCCTCGTTGACCGCGCCGTAGTGCTGGCGAAAGCAGACCTGCGCACCGAAGCCGTCGGCGAATTTCCCGAACTCCAGGGCGCGATGGGCCGCAAATATGCGCTCCTGCAGGGCGAAGACGCCTCTGTCGCCGCCGCCATCGAAGACCACTGGAAGCCGAACGGCCCCTCGGACCGTCTGCCGGAAGACAAGGTCGGTCTCACCGTCGCGCTCGCCGACAAGCTGGATACGCTCGTCGGCTTCTGGGCCATCGACGAAAAGCCGACCGGCTCGAAGGACCCCTATGCGCTGCGTCGTGCAGCGCTCGGCGTGGTGCGGATGATTTTGGAGAGGGGAGTCAGAGTAAAATTGGCCTCTCAGTTCGTGGCGCCGTTGCGCTTTTCTCGTATCCACTCGAACATTGCAGAACAGAGAGTTCTCAGCGCAAAGCAAGCGAAGGATAACGACGCCACTTCAGCGCGCCTTAAGCAGCTAGCGGTAGAAGCTAATGAGATCGGCAATCGCTTTCGCTTCGTTGCCTCCGTGCAAGCGGATGAGCGGTCGATTGTAGCCGACCTCCTCTCCTTCTTCCACGACCGCCTGAAAGTCTACCTGCGCGACCAGGGCGCCCGCCACGACATCATCGATGCCGTGCTGACGCCTGAAGCCGACGACCTGTTGATGGTTGCCCGCAAGGCCGAAGCCCTGACCGCCTTCATCACCTCGGAAGACGGCCTGAACCTGCTCGCCGGCACCAAGCGCGCCACCCAGCTTTTGGCTGCCGAAGAGAAGAAGGGCACCGTCGTCGCCGATGGCGTCTCGGACGCGCTGTTGAAGCTCGACGCCGAAAAGGCGCTCTTCGCCGCCATCCAGTCCGCCTCGAAATCGGCGGCTGAAGCCGTGGCATCGGAAGACTTCCGCTCCGCCATGCAGGCACTCTCGACGCTCCGCAGCCCGGTCGACAAGTTCTTCGAGGATGTCCTGGTCAACGACGAAGACGCCGCCATCCGCGCCAACCGCCTGGCGCTCTTGAAGGCGATCCGCGAGGCGACGGCAACGGTCGCGGATTTCTCCAAGATCACAGGCTGA
- a CDS encoding DUF523 domain-containing protein — translation MLISACLLGRPVRYDGKGKPLADPLIERWKAEGRLVGYCPEQAGGLPTPRPPAEIEGGKNGDDVLAGRARVLEVTGGDVTEEFLAGGRKAVAFAQEQGCEIALLIDGSPSCGSSFIYDGSFSGTRHPGFGVTAALMRQAGIEVFSDLELDKLEAHIKSIR, via the coding sequence ATCCTCATAAGCGCCTGTCTTCTCGGCCGCCCCGTCCGTTACGACGGCAAGGGCAAGCCGCTCGCTGATCCCCTGATCGAGCGTTGGAAGGCCGAGGGTCGCCTTGTCGGTTACTGCCCCGAACAGGCCGGCGGCCTGCCGACGCCACGTCCACCCGCGGAAATCGAAGGCGGCAAAAACGGTGACGATGTGCTTGCCGGTCGGGCCCGCGTGCTGGAAGTCACCGGTGGTGACGTGACAGAGGAATTCCTCGCCGGTGGCCGCAAGGCCGTCGCCTTTGCCCAGGAGCAGGGCTGCGAGATTGCGCTCCTCATCGACGGCAGCCCCTCCTGCGGTTCCAGCTTCATCTATGACGGCTCGTTTTCCGGCACGCGCCATCCCGGTTTCGGCGTCACCGCAGCCCTGATGCGTCAGGCCGGCATCGAAGTCTTCTCCGACCTGGAACTCGACAAGCTCGAAGCACACATCAAAAGCATCCGCTGA
- a CDS encoding universal stress protein, with product MYKKIIVPVDPAAIAVGETILTKAKSLLDAGGEIVLLTIIEDIPGYLAIDVPVDLIEGAITDAKAKLVTLKEKTGVSAHLEIRSGAPAREILATAEEHKADLIIVGSHVPDFSNYFIGATADRVVRHSKISVLVVR from the coding sequence ATGTACAAGAAGATCATCGTTCCGGTCGATCCGGCAGCCATTGCGGTCGGCGAGACGATCCTGACCAAGGCCAAGTCCCTGCTCGATGCAGGCGGCGAGATCGTGCTTCTGACGATCATCGAGGACATCCCCGGTTATCTGGCGATCGACGTTCCGGTCGATCTCATCGAAGGCGCGATCACCGACGCCAAGGCCAAGCTCGTCACGCTTAAGGAAAAGACCGGTGTCAGCGCCCATCTCGAGATCCGCTCCGGTGCTCCTGCCCGCGAGATCCTGGCGACAGCCGAGGAGCACAAGGCAGACCTGATCATCGTCGGTTCGCATGTGCCCGATTTCTCGAACTACTTCATCGGTGCGACGGCAGACCGGGTGGTGCGCCACTCGAAGATCTCTGTGCTGGTCGTTCGGTGA
- a CDS encoding type II toxin-antitoxin system RelE/ParE family toxin has protein sequence MSGYRLRPSAEEDMDAIWDYTCRTRSPARADRYIDDLFDAFERLVQTPELGPQAYMVASGYRRLRVNHHLIFYRKVELDEIEVVRILHEKSDFLRHLGDL, from the coding sequence ATGAGCGGCTACCGTTTGCGTCCCTCTGCCGAGGAGGACATGGATGCGATCTGGGATTATACGTGCCGCACGCGATCCCCAGCGCGGGCAGATCGGTATATCGACGATCTCTTCGATGCATTTGAACGCCTGGTCCAGACACCGGAGTTAGGGCCGCAGGCCTACATGGTCGCGAGCGGCTACCGGCGCCTGCGTGTCAATCACCACTTGATCTTTTATCGGAAAGTGGAGCTGGACGAGATCGAAGTCGTGCGAATTCTGCACGAAAAGAGCGACTTCCTGCGGCACCTCGGCGATCTCTGA
- a CDS encoding Tex family protein has product MADDIRSIAALIATEINARPDQVTAAVGLLDEGATVPFIARYRKEVTGGLDDTQLRNLAERLIYLRELAARRKSIFESINGQGKMTDELARKIAQVTTKAELEDLYLPYKPKRRTRAEIAREKGLQPLADAIMADRTSDPQKLAEAYITAEVLDVKAALEGARDIIAEQISENADLIGRLRNDMKDRAILYSKLVDGKAEAGAKFADYFDHSERWATVPGHRALAMLRGWNEEFLSLSIEVDRDDTSPVKTSQRMIAAAYQVAGKGPADQWLMDVAGWTWRVKLSVSLSLDLMRELRERAEEEAIHVFARNLKDLLLAAPAGSRPTMGLDPGIRTGVKVAVVDGTGKVVETTTVYPFPPKNDIRGTQAELASLIRKHKVELISIGNGTGSRETEKLVADMLAQFPSTAPKPTKVIVSEAGASVYSASETAAKEFPNLDVSLRGAVSIARRLQDPLAELVKIEPKSIGVGQYQHDVDQGRLGRSLDAVVEDAVNAVGVDVNTASAPLLARVSGLGKTTAEAIVAHRDETGPFASRKDLLKVPRLGARTFEQCAGFLRIPNGKEPLDASSVHPEAYGVAKKIVAACGRDLRSLMGDSATLKSLDPKRFIDEQFGLPTVKDILAELEKPGRDPRPSFKTATFAEGVEEITDLKVGMTLEGTVTNVAAFGAFVDIGVHQDGLVHVSQLADRFVKDPHEVVKAGDVVKVRVVEVDVKRKRIALTMRKDGGEAQQPSMRGDAKGNASAMKHSNARPPKPEQPAMGGLGAALAEAMRKK; this is encoded by the coding sequence ATGGCCGACGATATCAGATCCATTGCTGCCCTCATCGCCACCGAGATCAATGCCCGCCCCGATCAGGTCACGGCGGCGGTCGGCCTGCTGGACGAGGGTGCCACAGTTCCCTTCATCGCCCGCTACCGCAAGGAAGTGACCGGCGGTCTTGACGACACGCAGCTGCGCAATCTCGCCGAACGGCTGATCTACCTGCGTGAGCTTGCCGCTCGCCGCAAGTCGATCTTCGAGAGCATCAATGGCCAGGGCAAGATGACCGATGAGCTCGCCCGCAAGATCGCCCAGGTGACCACCAAGGCCGAGCTCGAAGATCTCTATCTGCCCTATAAGCCGAAGCGCCGCACCCGCGCCGAGATCGCCCGCGAAAAGGGTCTGCAGCCGCTCGCCGACGCGATCATGGCCGACCGCACGAGCGATCCGCAGAAGCTGGCGGAAGCCTATATCACCGCGGAAGTCCTCGACGTGAAGGCAGCGCTCGAAGGTGCTCGCGACATCATCGCCGAGCAGATCTCGGAAAATGCCGATCTGATTGGCCGGCTTCGCAATGACATGAAGGATCGCGCGATCCTCTATTCCAAGCTCGTCGACGGCAAGGCCGAGGCCGGCGCCAAGTTCGCCGACTATTTCGACCATTCCGAACGCTGGGCAACGGTCCCCGGCCACCGTGCGCTTGCGATGCTGCGCGGCTGGAACGAGGAATTTCTGTCACTGTCGATCGAAGTCGACCGCGACGACACGTCCCCTGTCAAAACCAGCCAGCGCATGATCGCGGCTGCCTATCAGGTCGCCGGCAAAGGCCCTGCCGACCAGTGGCTGATGGACGTTGCTGGCTGGACCTGGCGCGTCAAGCTCTCTGTTTCCCTTTCGCTCGATCTGATGCGTGAATTGCGTGAGCGGGCCGAGGAAGAAGCCATCCACGTCTTTGCGCGTAATCTGAAAGATCTGCTGCTCGCAGCGCCCGCAGGCTCCCGTCCGACCATGGGGCTCGACCCGGGCATCCGCACCGGCGTCAAGGTCGCCGTCGTCGATGGCACCGGCAAGGTGGTGGAAACGACGACCGTCTATCCCTTCCCGCCGAAGAACGACATTCGCGGCACCCAGGCCGAACTCGCCTCGCTGATCCGCAAGCACAAGGTCGAGCTGATCTCGATCGGTAACGGCACGGGCAGCCGCGAGACGGAAAAGCTGGTGGCCGACATGCTCGCCCAATTCCCGTCCACCGCGCCGAAGCCCACCAAGGTCATCGTCTCGGAAGCCGGCGCCTCCGTCTATTCAGCCTCGGAAACGGCGGCCAAGGAATTCCCCAATCTCGACGTCTCTCTGCGTGGCGCCGTCTCGATTGCCCGGCGCCTGCAGGACCCGCTCGCCGAACTCGTCAAGATCGAGCCGAAGTCGATCGGCGTCGGCCAGTACCAGCACGACGTCGACCAGGGCCGCCTCGGCCGCTCGCTCGATGCCGTCGTCGAAGATGCGGTGAATGCCGTTGGCGTCGACGTGAATACGGCGTCCGCCCCGCTGCTCGCCCGCGTGTCGGGTCTCGGCAAGACGACGGCGGAAGCCATTGTCGCCCATCGCGACGAGACCGGACCTTTCGCCAGCCGCAAGGATCTCCTGAAAGTCCCGCGCCTCGGCGCCCGCACCTTTGAGCAATGCGCCGGCTTCCTGCGCATCCCGAACGGCAAGGAGCCGCTCGACGCCTCCTCCGTCCACCCGGAAGCTTACGGTGTGGCGAAGAAGATCGTCGCCGCCTGCGGACGTGACCTGCGCTCGCTGATGGGCGATAGCGCCACACTGAAGAGCCTCGACCCGAAGCGCTTCATCGATGAACAGTTTGGCCTGCCGACGGTCAAGGACATCCTCGCCGAACTCGAAAAGCCGGGTCGCGACCCGCGCCCGTCCTTCAAGACGGCGACCTTCGCAGAAGGGGTCGAGGAAATCACCGATCTCAAGGTCGGCATGACGCTGGAAGGGACCGTGACCAATGTCGCCGCCTTCGGCGCCTTCGTCGATATCGGCGTGCATCAGGATGGCCTCGTCCACGTCTCCCAGCTCGCCGATCGTTTCGTCAAGGACCCGCATGAGGTGGTGAAGGCCGGTGACGTGGTGAAGGTCCGCGTCGTCGAGGTCGACGTCAAGCGCAAGCGTATCGCGCTCACCATGCGGAAAGACGGCGGCGAGGCGCAACAGCCCTCGATGCGCGGCGATGCCAAAGGCAATGCCAGCGCCATGAAGCATTCGAACGCCCGCCCGCCGAAGCCGGAGCAGCCCGCAATGGGCGGTCTGGGCGCGGCCTTGGCCGAGGCCATGCGCAAGAAATAA